In Syngnathoides biaculeatus isolate LvHL_M chromosome 19, ASM1980259v1, whole genome shotgun sequence, the genomic window TGTGTGATGAATAAACGACAAAAGGTTTGTTAAAGGTTGTCGTGTCGGCGTTGGTCCTCTGGATGATTCTTGGGCCGCGGTGGAAAAAGTGACATTGGAGCGCACCGGCTGAAAAGCGTCCCTGTCCCGTAATCAGGGATATGCGCGCCGCCCGGGCGAATGACGCCGGCGAGGAGGACCCAAGTCCTCGTCGGGGTGTCCGGGTGTCTTCTGGCCACCGTTTGACCTTTTCTTAACTGGGGGGGCACGTGTCAGCTGATCAAGCCTCCGTAATCGTCGTTTTCGCCTTGACTTTTCCACATTCAAGATGGCGGCGACGTCCACGCGCGCTTCCGGGAAAGGGCGCGCTCTATGTGGAAGTGGACGTCTACGGGGCGTGTAGCCGTGACGAGGAAGTCGCCACTGACAGCGACTCGGCTCCAGACGACGCTGGTCGCCTCCGCGGAGTCCACTGGTGCCGCGCTCCGCTCGGCTCCGCGCGCCCGTCAGCCCGCGGTCGGCGGGGACTATGCTACGTGGGGCGGAGGCGCCAGCGGACGGAGCGGGCCGCCGCGGGACGCAGACGGCGCAAGGTAGGAAGCCGCCCGAACCGACCGAACGCGAACCCTCGGAGCCAAACACTCGCTTAGCATCGTTCTTGTTGTTAGCCGCCTGACACTCATTTGCTAGCCGAGGCCTCgctcagtcccccccccccccccacccttatcgtctccattttcttagatatttgattttgtttgggCCGAGTGTCTGCGTGGGTCCACACCACGAGTAGACGCGCTCTAATTCCaattatgatgatgatattaTTCCCAAGAAGCCGTTAGCATGTGGCTATCGCGCGCGGCCGTCGCACCTGCGCCCGCGGCGACGTCGCCGAAtgtcaaagaggaaaaaagattTGCTGGCGCTTCGCGCTCCCGAGGCACAATTTGGACAAAATATCACCAAAAGTGCACGAACCATCCCCGgcctgccatctagtggaaaggCAGATCATTGCAGGTTCCTCCTCCGGCTGTCACTACACGTCGTTGGCATCGAAAGAGCAGCAAAACTTCGTAAGATGGCCTCGGCTCACGTGACACGTTGAAAGGGTTGAAAGGGCGCACAGGTTCGGCTCGTCCCGAGGAGCCGAGGAGGCGAATTTGCGTGTGcccgcgttttttttttaagtactgtaACGACGCCGAACGGACAGCCCCAAACGCGTCCGGTGGATACCGAGCACAAGTCGGAAACTTAAAAACTGGAGTCAAGGaggaccaaaagaaaaaaaagggacacGATCGAACGCCTTCCCCAAGTCCAGAAAACGCACGTGGCGCTCCGGTCCAGTGTTCCGTGACCAGGACCACCACACGAATTGATTAAACTGAATGAAATTCTTTTgatgaaagacatttttgtccATCAAATTGATGTGGTTTTTCCACCACTTCGTCCGCGCCGAATGGCAAAATGTCAACATCCCCTTTGCTCTCTGTTTACGTTTAGCCCGCTAAAGCCCGGCACGATGGACTTGGAGCCGGACGGCGCCAGGCAACCGGAACACGGACCGGCCTCCTCCCATCCGTCGGCGGGCGCGCCCGCCGTCGCCCCCGCGCCGCCCCGTCTGACGCCCAACCCCACGCTGCTGCTGGAttcgccggcggcggcggcgccgcccgTCACCTCCTCCCCGCCGCCCCCGCTCACGCCGGCGCCCTCCCTGGCCGTCCCCAAGATGGCGCCGGCGAGGACTTCCTTCTCTCACGTCCCCGTCCCCGCGCCCCCCAAACTGAGCACCACGGCGAGCCCCGCCCTCCGGACGTACGCGCGCCCCATCCTGCCCTGCGGCGCCAAGACCTCTTCTGCGGAAAACTCCGAGACGTTGACCAACGGGAGCGCCAGGACCGTCTCCGCGGCGACCGCCAGCACGCTCACGCCCTTCCACACGCCCGCCAGTCCGCCCGCGAGACAGGTATGATGAAAGCGTcactttggcgccatcttgcgGCCAAAGTAGTCAGAGTTTCTTTTGGACCAAAGTAGGGCTTTGGCGCCATGCATATGACAATAAAATTCTTACGAATCCTTACGTAAGCCTTTTTCCAATGCTTGATTTGGAGCTAAAGAGAGCACGTTATGCGTTTGGaaacgcggggggggggggggggggggggctgatcaATTTTGAACTTGACTTTCACTCCCGCGTGTGCGCAGGCGCAGCAGCCCCGCCCGGCGGCGAGCTCCCCCGCCGGCCCCCCGCGAGCCGACCCCGTCGCCCGCGTCGCCGGGTGCGGCGCTCCCCGGCGGGCCTCGCTCCTGGGGGGAGGTCTCAAAGGGTCCGGACAGGAGCAGGTGCTGCTCAGAGCTCAGATGGTGAGCGTCCGTGGTGATGCCGCCGTATCCATGGCGACAGAGAAAGCGGCATCGCAGAGGTTTCACatttcatggggggggggggggcacactgcCACCTTGTGGCGAACTGCCAACGTGGCGCGTTTGGGCCGGCCGCTGACGTCCGtcccaaaaacaagaaaacgtaGAACCAgtcaaatcatatttttttgggtccCTAATGCTACGGTTTTACGAGACCTTGTCCATCAGTACTTGTTGAAATCGACGACttttatggcatttttttttttttctcaaatttttgTCTTATGttgtaatgtgtgtgtggtttttttctgCCAATTAATTTAACGGggtcttactttttccgctcgttTGTTATGTGAGTTTCCCGGAATTGGATCTTTTCCTGTTTTGGCTCAAATAGCATTccgattatttttatttgcaaagtcTCAACTACGCACCGTGGGCACGTCCGACCGTCGCAGTGCTcaggaagcaaaaacaaaatatttgggaGAAATTGTAACAACCCCCCCTAAAAAAGTTTGCTCGTGCACCAGTCTGGCCTTTGGCAGACTGACCTTTGACCTGGGCTGACTTTTTGTGACCTTTCCGTCCGGTTTGAAGTCTCGTTGCGCTTGCAGCTGATCCTCACGTCGGCCGTGCGGGCCggcccttcctcctcttcctctcccgtCGACCCCGCCTCCGCCTCCGCTCAGGTGAGGAGCGCCGACGCGCCGAGCGCCGCCGGCGGTTGACGTCGTTTCTCTCTGCAGCTCCGGAGCGCGACGCCGGGACCGGCCGGCGCCCTCGCCGGGCCCCCTCTGCGTCTGAAGGCCCCGCCTCTGCTCTGTCGCCCGCAAACGACGCTCTTCCCTCCTCTGAGGCCGCGCCCCCGGCCCGCCGCCGCGCCGTCGGAGACTGGCAACCGCCGGCCGGCGGCGCCGCCGCCCCCAAGTAAGGAAGACCGCGACGGCGTACCGAGCTTCGCTCGTGGGCCGGAACGAGCGTCGGACGGCTTTGTGCTCACCGTTTGcgtcttttcttcctcccaAGCGCTTTACTCGCCGGTCCGAGCAGTCCCCCTGCGGCCGAAACTTCATTCGGCCGCGGGCTCCCGGGCGCCCGTGCTCGCCGTCCCGCCGCCGCCCGCCTCCGAGCGCCTCCGGATTGTCGCCCTGTCTTCGGCTCTCCCGCCGCCGACTCTGAGCGGAGAGGAAGCGCTTCCCCTTCCCCGGAGCGCGGCGTCGCCTCCCCGTCGGGATCCGGCGACCGCGGAGGAGAGCCGCGCGGACGACGCCCCCGCCCCTCCGAACGACCAAAGACGCCGAGACGAGGACGACGGCCGGGAGGAAGAACGAGCGCCGACGGACGCGAGTCGCGGCGGCGGGTCGGCGCCCGGGAGTCGGGAACTCGGCACGCGGGCGCAAGAGGTAGGCGAAGACGCCGCCGGGGTGCAAATGTCGTTGACGCTCGAGGACGCGCGGAGCCGGTCGCGAGTCGCCGCTGAGGTTCCGCTTCCGGAAGCGCCCCCTGTCCAGGGTTCGCCTCCAGAACTTTGCGCGCACGCCGTCGGGCCGCCGGAACTTCCCGGGGAGACGGCGGCCTCGCGGGACCGCGGCGACGTCATCGACGAGAACGCGTCGGCTCAGTCCGACAACCAATCAGGTAGCGCGAAGGTGAAGGGCCGTGCGGTTCCGGCGTCACTAACGCACGCCGTCGTCGTTTCAGCGTTGTCCAGCCTGTCGTCGCAGTCTCCGCCCTCTTCTCCGTCCGCGGTTCCCGCTCCCCCCGCTCGGCCGCTCGATCTCAGCCAATCGCGGCCGCCGGCGGAAACGACGGAAAACTCGCCGTGGGAGGCGAAGGCGTGGCCGGAAGGCGGGGACGTCCTGACGCACGTGGTCGAAGGTTTCGTCATACAGGAAGGACTGCAACCGTTTCCTGTACGTGCACGtgcacacgcccccccccccccaaaaaaaaaccgtaCGAGCGTTCTCGAGCGTGTCAACTTGTCGTCTCTCAGGTGAACCGCTCGTCGCTGCTTTTGCTCCCTCAGCCGTCGCCGCCGCGGCGGGAAGTGAACGGCGACGACGGCAAGACGGCCGCCGAACGTTCTCCGGACTCGCGAGAGGACGACGCCCACGACGACCCTCAGAAACACGCAACGCGTAAGTGAATTCCGCCCCGGTCGCCTTCCTCTCgacttttgcatttttgttccGCCGCCGAGTTTGCCGCCCGtctgggcccccccccccccaggcggCGCCCAACGCGATCGCGCCGTCCTCCGCTGCCAGTTCTGCGGCAAGCGAGGCCACGCCCACAACTTCATGCGCTCCAAGCGCTTCTGCTCGACTTCCTGCGCTCGCGGGTGAGACGGACGCCCGCCGGCGCGGCCAAATGCAACCCAGAGAAATCCGAATCGGGTCTCTCCTGTCCTGACCCGTTCTCGTCGTCGTCTCTGGCAGGTTCAACGTGCGCCTGACGAAGCGTCTGCGAGCGCTGAGCGCCGGCGGCCGCCCGGAGAGGCCGCGGCCCGCCCTCAACAGGGCGCAGTCGGTGCCCGGGAAGCCGCTCCTGCTCAGACTGGTAATGGCGGCGTTTTGTCGTTGTCCGCCTCGCGGTGCAAAAGTTCTGGGTCGGAGGTAGCGCCTCGGGGTTTTCCTCGGGCCGTCGGAAGAGTCGCGTCTTCTGAGCGGGACTTGTTCTGGTGTCCTCAGCCTCGAGACCTCTGGAGCGCCGGACGCCGAGAGAAGGATGGCGAggaggaagacaaaaaagaggaggaggacgaggaggacatgGAGGCAGAGCGGgacgatgaagaggaggaggggccGGCGGCCGGGACGGTGTCAGAGAGCGGGTCCGCGACGGGAACCGCGCCTACGAGCGCCTCCAAGGCCGAACCGTCGCAGTGGACCGTGGACGACGTCACGGCCTTCATTCGCTCGCTGCCGGGTACGAGCGCGCACGCTTCTCACATC contains:
- the LOC133492508 gene encoding polyhomeotic-like protein 3 isoform X4, whose amino-acid sequence is MWKWTSTGRVAVTRKSPLTATRLQTTLVASAESTGAALRSAPRARQPAVGGDYATWGGGASGRSGPPRDADGASPLKPGTMDLEPDGARQPEHGPASSHPSAGAPAVAPAPPRLTPNPTLLLDSPAAAAPPVTSSPPPPLTPAPSLAVPKMAPARTSFSHVPVPAPPKLSTTASPALRTYARPILPCGAKTSSAENSETLTNGSARTVSAATASTLTPFHTPASPPARQLRSATPGPAGALAGPPLRLKAPPLLCRPQTTLFPPLRPRPRPAAAPSETGNRRPAAPPPPTLYSPVRAVPLRPKLHSAAGSRAPVLAVPPPPASERLRIVALSSALPPPTLSGEEALPLPRSAASPPRRDPATAEESRADDAPAPPNDQRRRDEDDGREEERAPTDASRGGGSAPGSRELGTRAQEVGEDAAGVQMSLTLEDARSRSRVAAEVPLPEAPPVQGSPPELCAHAVGPPELPGETAASRDRGDVIDENASAQSDNQSALSSLSSQSPPSSPSAVPAPPARPLDLSQSRPPAETTENSPWEAKAWPEGGDVLTHVVEGFVIQEGLQPFPVNRSSLLLLPQPSPPRREVNGDDGKTAAERSPDSREDDAHDDPQKHATRGAQRDRAVLRCQFCGKRGHAHNFMRSKRFCSTSCARGFNVRLTKRLRALSAGGRPERPRPALNRAQSVPGKPLLLRLPRDLWSAGRREKDGEEEDKKEEEDEEDMEAERDDEEEEGPAAGTVSESGSATGTAPTSASKAEPSQWTVDDVTAFIRSLPGCGEVSSAFRLQEIDGQALLLLTEEHLMSSMNIKLGPALKICAHINALKNS
- the LOC133492508 gene encoding polyhomeotic-like protein 3 isoform X1, producing the protein MWKWTSTGRVAVTRKSPLTATRLQTTLVASAESTGAALRSAPRARQPAVGGDYATWGGGASGRSGPPRDADGASPLKPGTMDLEPDGARQPEHGPASSHPSAGAPAVAPAPPRLTPNPTLLLDSPAAAAPPVTSSPPPPLTPAPSLAVPKMAPARTSFSHVPVPAPPKLSTTASPALRTYARPILPCGAKTSSAENSETLTNGSARTVSAATASTLTPFHTPASPPARQAQQPRPAASSPAGPPRADPVARVAGCGAPRRASLLGGGLKGSGQEQVLLRAQMLILTSAVRAGPSSSSSPVDPASASAQLRSATPGPAGALAGPPLRLKAPPLLCRPQTTLFPPLRPRPRPAAAPSETGNRRPAAPPPPTLYSPVRAVPLRPKLHSAAGSRAPVLAVPPPPASERLRIVALSSALPPPTLSGEEALPLPRSAASPPRRDPATAEESRADDAPAPPNDQRRRDEDDGREEERAPTDASRGGGSAPGSRELGTRAQEVGEDAAGVQMSLTLEDARSRSRVAAEVPLPEAPPVQGSPPELCAHAVGPPELPGETAASRDRGDVIDENASAQSDNQSALSSLSSQSPPSSPSAVPAPPARPLDLSQSRPPAETTENSPWEAKAWPEGGDVLTHVVEGFVIQEGLQPFPVNRSSLLLLPQPSPPRREVNGDDGKTAAERSPDSREDDAHDDPQKHATRGAQRDRAVLRCQFCGKRGHAHNFMRSKRFCSTSCARGFNVRLTKRLRALSAGGRPERPRPALNRAQSVPGKPLLLRLPRDLWSAGRREKDGEEEDKKEEEDEEDMEAERDDEEEEGPAAGTVSESGSATGTAPTSASKAEPSQWTVDDVTAFIRSLPGCGEVSSAFRLQEIDGQALLLLTEEHLMSSMNIKLGPALKICAHINALKNS
- the LOC133492508 gene encoding polyhomeotic-like protein 3 isoform X2, coding for MWKWTSTGRVAVTRKSPLTATRLQTTLVASAESTGAALRSAPRARQPAVGGDYATWGGGASGRSGPPRDADGASPLKPGTMDLEPDGARQPEHGPASSHPSAGAPAVAPAPPRLTPNPTLLLDSPAAAAPPVTSSPPPPLTPAPSLAVPKMAPARTSFSHVPVPAPPKLSTTASPALRTYARPILPCGAKTSSAENSETLTNGSARTVSAATASTLTPFHTPASPPARQAQQPRPAASSPAGPPRADPVARVAGCGAPRRASLLGGGLKGSGQEQVLLRAQMLILTSAVRAGPSSSSSPVDPASASAQLRSATPGPAGALAGPPLRLKAPPLLCRPQTTLFPPLRPRPRPAAAPSETGNRRPAAPPPPTLYSPVRAVPLRPKLHSAAGSRAPVLAVPPPPASERLRIVALSSALPPPTLSGEEALPLPRSAASPPRRDPATAEESRADDAPAPPNDQRRRDEDDGREEERAPTDASRGGGSAPGSRELGTRAQEVGEDAAGVQMSLTLEDARSRSRVAAEVPLPEAPPVQGSPPELCAHAVGPPELPGETAASRDRGDVIDENASAQSDNQSALSSLSSQSPPSSPSAVPAPPARPLDLSQSRPPAETTENSPWEAKAWPEGGDVLTHVVEGFVIQEGLQPFPPSPPRREVNGDDGKTAAERSPDSREDDAHDDPQKHATRGAQRDRAVLRCQFCGKRGHAHNFMRSKRFCSTSCARGFNVRLTKRLRALSAGGRPERPRPALNRAQSVPGKPLLLRLPRDLWSAGRREKDGEEEDKKEEEDEEDMEAERDDEEEEGPAAGTVSESGSATGTAPTSASKAEPSQWTVDDVTAFIRSLPGCGEVSSAFRLQEIDGQALLLLTEEHLMSSMNIKLGPALKICAHINALKNS
- the LOC133492508 gene encoding polyhomeotic-like protein 3 isoform X3 — its product is MWKWTSTGRVAVTRKSPLTATRLQTTLVASAESTGAALRSAPRARQPAVGGDYATWGGGASGRSGPPRDADGASPLKPGTMDLEPDGARQPEHGPASSHPSAGAPAVAPAPPRLTPNPTLLLDSPAAAAPPVTSSPPPPLTPAPSLAVPKMAPARTSFSHVPVPAPPKLSTTASPALRTYARPILPCGAKTSSAENSETLTNGSARTVSAATASTLTPFHTPASPPARQAQQPRPAASSPAGPPRADPVARVAGCGAPRRASLLGGGLKGSGQEQVLLRAQMLRSATPGPAGALAGPPLRLKAPPLLCRPQTTLFPPLRPRPRPAAAPSETGNRRPAAPPPPTLYSPVRAVPLRPKLHSAAGSRAPVLAVPPPPASERLRIVALSSALPPPTLSGEEALPLPRSAASPPRRDPATAEESRADDAPAPPNDQRRRDEDDGREEERAPTDASRGGGSAPGSRELGTRAQEVGEDAAGVQMSLTLEDARSRSRVAAEVPLPEAPPVQGSPPELCAHAVGPPELPGETAASRDRGDVIDENASAQSDNQSALSSLSSQSPPSSPSAVPAPPARPLDLSQSRPPAETTENSPWEAKAWPEGGDVLTHVVEGFVIQEGLQPFPVNRSSLLLLPQPSPPRREVNGDDGKTAAERSPDSREDDAHDDPQKHATRGAQRDRAVLRCQFCGKRGHAHNFMRSKRFCSTSCARGFNVRLTKRLRALSAGGRPERPRPALNRAQSVPGKPLLLRLPRDLWSAGRREKDGEEEDKKEEEDEEDMEAERDDEEEEGPAAGTVSESGSATGTAPTSASKAEPSQWTVDDVTAFIRSLPGCGEVSSAFRLQEIDGQALLLLTEEHLMSSMNIKLGPALKICAHINALKNS